One genomic window of Halobellus limi includes the following:
- a CDS encoding helix-turn-helix transcriptional regulator produces MTDRAARLVCVALVVAAVVGGIGATAPGASAQTTDRIAGSQIAPDDVSMRIELRSDGSAAWTVEYRVRLDDQNTTEAFESLRSDIEANESQYTAQFGDRMASTAATAENATGREMAVRNVSVTATRQQLPQDYGVVTYTFVWTNFAVVENGEIRAGDALAGLFLDEETSLQFSWPEGYALDTVQPDPDDTRLSSRIVVWNGPLDFGPNEPTLVAAEQPSGGEGTPTDTPADDAGADDGGNDALLIGALVLLGGALGIGGWFLYRRRDAGGRGTGSGRTGGAAGTGTEAAGADTAGRTSQPSAGSDTDGATAETADAEDPSAAASASATDTGAAADSGTDVGADADAGSGGSGVAGSSAGGGGSSAGDGDEAPDSGGTDESAAGPGTAAADDRPWEDELLSNEERVLALVEHKGGRMKQQEVAGTLEWTDAKTSQVVRKMRDEDKLDAFRLGRENVLVLPGEGLGPGDSDEE; encoded by the coding sequence ATGACCGACCGCGCAGCGCGCCTCGTCTGTGTCGCCCTCGTCGTCGCCGCCGTCGTCGGGGGTATCGGCGCGACCGCACCGGGCGCGTCGGCGCAGACGACGGACAGGATCGCCGGGTCGCAGATCGCCCCGGACGACGTCTCGATGCGTATCGAACTCCGTTCGGACGGGTCCGCGGCGTGGACGGTCGAGTACCGGGTCCGCCTCGACGACCAGAACACGACCGAGGCGTTCGAGTCGCTCCGCAGTGACATCGAAGCGAACGAGTCCCAGTACACCGCCCAGTTCGGCGACCGAATGGCGTCGACGGCAGCCACGGCCGAGAACGCCACGGGGCGGGAGATGGCGGTTCGGAACGTCTCGGTCACCGCGACGCGACAGCAGCTCCCGCAGGACTACGGCGTCGTCACGTACACGTTCGTCTGGACGAACTTCGCGGTCGTCGAGAACGGCGAGATCCGCGCCGGCGACGCTCTCGCGGGACTGTTCCTCGACGAGGAGACGTCGCTGCAGTTCTCCTGGCCCGAGGGCTACGCCCTCGACACGGTCCAGCCCGACCCCGACGACACGCGGCTGTCCTCCCGCATCGTCGTCTGGAACGGCCCGCTGGACTTCGGGCCGAACGAACCCACGCTCGTCGCCGCGGAACAGCCATCCGGCGGTGAGGGGACGCCCACGGACACTCCCGCGGACGACGCCGGCGCTGACGACGGCGGGAACGACGCACTCCTGATCGGCGCGCTCGTGCTCCTCGGAGGCGCCCTCGGAATCGGTGGCTGGTTCCTCTACCGGCGTCGCGACGCGGGGGGCCGAGGGACCGGTTCCGGCCGTACCGGTGGCGCCGCAGGGACGGGTACCGAAGCCGCCGGAGCGGACACAGCCGGTCGGACGTCGCAGCCGAGTGCCGGCTCCGACACGGACGGCGCGACCGCGGAAACCGCCGACGCCGAGGACCCGTCCGCCGCGGCTTCCGCGTCGGCAACCGACACCGGTGCGGCCGCCGATTCCGGTACAGACGTCGGTGCCGATGCAGACGCCGGATCCGGCGGGAGCGGTGTAGCCGGGAGCTCCGCGGGCGGCGGTGGAAGCTCCGCGGGCGACGGGGACGAAGCTCCGGACAGCGGCGGGACGGACGAGAGCGCGGCCGGCCCGGGGACGGCCGCCGCGGACGACCGGCCGTGGGAGGACGAACTCCTCAGCAACGAGGAGCGCGTGCTCGCCTTGGTCGAACACAAGGGCGGTCGGATGAAGCAGCAGGAAGTCGCCGGGACGCTGGAGTGGACCGACGCGAAGACGAGCCAGGTGGTCCGGAAGATGCGCGACGAGGACAAACTCGACGCGTTCCGACTCGGCCGCGAGAACGTGCTCGTGCTCCCGGGCGAGGGTCTCGGACCCGGCGACTCCGACGAGGAGTAG
- a CDS encoding DUF7096 domain-containing protein — protein MRPASTLLVALVVVVAAVPVGVAASTATGGSLSPAGGPVAAQVTDDGTAATNATETETGTESSPTATPSENASEEADSEPNASTEIAPGAKLAGVVAVQRTEIDSEVGSRAFGQRVAAAATNESKAAVIAENVNDSRERIETLRDRLAELERARESGEISEGRYRAQTAQVTAEINSVERRLDQANESASSLPAPVREAKGIDASNIERLRTDARNLSGPETAAIAREIAGDNPGRGMGDAPGRSGDAPGRDGDTPGRSGDVPGRSDGPAAGNESEDRRPEEAGNGDAGRADGSNSGTDGDGAPGRSGDPGADNDRREKNASRNDADESAESGDDDGGNDAGQSGDGDGDGGSDGSSGQSGDGSGQGGDAPGRSGDAPGRDRGE, from the coding sequence ATGCGACCAGCATCCACGCTCCTCGTCGCGCTCGTCGTCGTCGTCGCGGCCGTCCCGGTCGGCGTCGCGGCGTCGACGGCCACCGGCGGGTCGCTGTCGCCCGCCGGAGGTCCGGTCGCGGCCCAGGTAACGGACGACGGCACGGCGGCGACGAACGCCACGGAGACGGAGACCGGAACCGAGTCGTCGCCGACGGCCACGCCGAGTGAGAACGCCTCCGAGGAGGCGGATTCGGAGCCGAACGCCTCGACCGAGATCGCGCCCGGCGCGAAGCTCGCCGGCGTGGTGGCGGTCCAGCGGACCGAGATCGACAGCGAAGTCGGATCACGTGCGTTCGGGCAGCGGGTCGCCGCCGCGGCGACGAACGAGTCGAAAGCGGCGGTCATCGCGGAGAACGTCAACGACAGCCGCGAGCGGATCGAGACGCTCCGGGACCGACTCGCCGAACTGGAGCGCGCCCGGGAGTCCGGCGAGATCTCCGAGGGCCGATACCGCGCCCAGACCGCGCAGGTGACCGCGGAGATCAACTCGGTGGAGCGCCGTCTCGACCAGGCGAACGAGTCGGCGTCGTCGCTGCCGGCACCGGTGCGGGAGGCGAAGGGCATCGACGCGTCGAACATCGAGCGCCTCCGGACTGACGCGCGGAACCTCTCGGGGCCCGAGACAGCCGCGATCGCCCGCGAGATCGCCGGCGACAACCCGGGGCGGGGGATGGGCGACGCACCCGGACGGAGCGGTGACGCACCGGGTCGAGACGGTGATACACCGGGACGAAGCGGCGATGTGCCGGGACGGAGCGACGGACCGGCGGCGGGAAACGAGTCTGAGGACCGACGGCCCGAGGAGGCCGGGAACGGCGACGCGGGCCGAGCGGACGGCTCGAACTCCGGTACCGACGGCGACGGTGCCCCCGGTCGGTCCGGCGATCCCGGCGCGGACAACGACCGCCGTGAGAAGAACGCGAGCAGGAACGACGCTGACGAGTCCGCCGAATCCGGCGACGACGACGGAGGGAACGACGCCGGACAGAGCGGTGACGGCGACGGCGACGGTGGTTCCGACGGTTCCTCCGGACAGAGCGGTGACGGGTCCGGACAGGGCGGAGACGCGCCGGGACGGAGCGGTGACGCTCCCGGACGCGACCGCGGTGAGTAG
- a CDS encoding GNAT family N-acetyltransferase: MADPDDSEALEADSQSAEGGVQSTERGPKSAGAGSEKSGDREVSIDSPDLDAVDALVDLWVALASDQRAHDSHVLPDENRAVVRDTLARHAVTGGIRVARRDGDIVGFVTFGIERGAYEQDETRGVVRNVYVDPTARGDGVGTALMDAAESSLRAAGATVLSLEAMAANRRAREFYRERGYEPHRVQFEKPADGGAVTASDPPAENDTHSKED; encoded by the coding sequence ATGGCCGATCCGGACGACTCCGAGGCGCTCGAAGCGGATTCCCAGTCGGCCGAGGGGGGCGTCCAGTCGACCGAGAGGGGTCCGAAATCGGCCGGGGCTGGTTCAGAGAAATCCGGGGACCGGGAGGTCTCGATCGACAGTCCGGACCTCGACGCGGTCGACGCGCTGGTCGACCTGTGGGTCGCGCTCGCGTCGGACCAGCGGGCGCACGACTCCCACGTCCTCCCGGACGAGAACCGGGCCGTCGTCCGCGACACGCTCGCGCGGCACGCGGTCACCGGTGGAATCCGCGTGGCGCGCCGCGACGGCGACATCGTCGGGTTCGTCACGTTCGGTATCGAGCGCGGGGCGTACGAGCAGGACGAGACGCGCGGCGTCGTCCGGAACGTCTACGTCGATCCGACAGCCCGGGGCGACGGCGTCGGAACGGCGCTGATGGACGCCGCCGAGTCTTCCCTGCGGGCCGCCGGCGCGACAGTGCTGTCGCTGGAGGCGATGGCCGCGAACCGGCGCGCCCGCGAGTTCTACCGCGAACGGGGCTACGAACCCCACCGGGTCCAGTTCGAGAAGCCGGCCGACGGCGGCGCGGTGACCGCCTCGGACCCGCCCGCCGAAAACGACACACACTCAAAGGAGGACTGA
- a CDS encoding DNA-3-methyladenine glycosylase family protein: MEPLRNDPELGPLVEAHGELPIGTADDEFARLVVAIVNQQLSVESASAIRERLFDRVEVTPAGVRDAEESTLRDVGLSGQKIEYVRNVAAAFEDRDLSRNGLADESDEAVIDALTEIRGVGVWTAKMYLIYVLGRPDVFPVEDLGVRRAMAELYGYDDGERAEMTEHAERWRPYRSYASRYLWRVVD, encoded by the coding sequence ATGGAACCGCTGCGAAACGATCCGGAACTGGGCCCGCTCGTCGAAGCCCACGGCGAACTCCCGATCGGCACGGCCGACGACGAGTTCGCCCGCCTCGTCGTCGCGATTGTGAACCAACAGCTCTCGGTCGAATCGGCCTCGGCGATCCGCGAGCGGCTGTTCGACCGCGTCGAGGTCACGCCCGCGGGGGTACGCGACGCCGAGGAGTCGACCCTCCGCGACGTCGGCCTCTCCGGCCAGAAGATCGAGTACGTCCGCAACGTCGCCGCGGCGTTCGAGGATCGGGACCTCTCCCGGAACGGACTCGCGGACGAGAGCGACGAGGCGGTGATCGACGCGCTGACGGAGATCCGCGGGGTCGGGGTCTGGACCGCGAAGATGTACCTCATCTACGTGCTCGGCCGCCCCGACGTCTTTCCGGTCGAGGACCTCGGCGTCCGAAGGGCGATGGCGGAACTGTACGGCTACGACGACGGGGAACGAGCGGAGATGACCGAACACGCCGAGCGCTGGCGGCCCTACCGGAGCTACGCGAGCAGGTACCTCTGGCGCGTCGTCGACTGA
- a CDS encoding 3-hydroxyacyl-CoA dehydrogenase/enoyl-CoA hydratase family protein produces the protein MDIDDVNAVAVLGAGSMGHGIAEVVALAGFEVRLRDVETEFVEDGYEQIEWSLGKLVEQGQIEEADADAALDRISTHVALAEAVQDVDVVIEAVPEQMAIKKDVYADLEAAAPDRTVFATNTSSLSVTELAGVTDRPERFCGMHFFNPPVRMDLVEVISGAETSEATLDLISALAERLGKTPVRVHKDSPGFIVNRVLAPLMNEAAWMVEAGDATIEEVDSTTKYGLGLPMGSFELADQVGIDVGYHVLEYMHEELGDAYRPCPLLESKVEDGKLGRKTGAGFYDYESGEGAQVPSDQVREDVADRLLAMLANEVAGLIENDVADAEAIDTAVKLGGRWSDGPAKMVDDADLEALLDVLDGRYEETGEERYAAVSYLRELAETGGGFHAGDGDGADGSSDSEGDAETYDYEDLSVEVRDRVGHVELDRAHRMNTITDGILEELRDVVERFEDDEAVRAILITGTGDRAFSAGADIQAMAGGAGDVNRAADLSRLGQETFGRLESSPLPVVAGIDGYCLGGGMELAMGADLRIASERSEFGQPEHDLGLLPGWGGTARLQRIVGMGRAKEIIFTADRYDAETMADYGFVNEVVANDEFDERAFEFARDLAAGPPIAQRYTKRAMHRGWDDVDAGLDVEAQSFGLLFDTEDLMEGMTAFMGDGEPEFEGK, from the coding sequence ATGGACATCGACGACGTCAACGCCGTCGCGGTTCTCGGAGCGGGAAGTATGGGACACGGCATCGCCGAGGTGGTCGCACTCGCCGGCTTCGAGGTCCGCCTCCGCGACGTCGAGACGGAGTTCGTCGAGGACGGCTACGAACAGATCGAGTGGTCGCTCGGGAAACTCGTCGAGCAGGGACAGATCGAGGAGGCGGACGCCGACGCGGCGCTCGACCGCATCTCGACGCACGTAGCGCTCGCGGAGGCGGTCCAGGACGTCGACGTCGTGATCGAGGCCGTGCCCGAGCAGATGGCGATCAAGAAGGACGTCTACGCCGACCTGGAGGCGGCCGCGCCCGACCGGACGGTCTTCGCGACGAACACCTCCAGCCTCTCGGTCACCGAACTGGCGGGCGTGACCGACCGCCCCGAGCGGTTCTGCGGGATGCACTTTTTCAACCCGCCGGTGCGGATGGACCTCGTCGAGGTCATCTCCGGCGCGGAGACGAGCGAGGCGACCCTGGATCTGATCTCGGCGCTCGCCGAACGGCTGGGGAAGACGCCCGTCCGCGTCCACAAGGACAGCCCGGGGTTCATCGTCAACCGCGTACTTGCCCCGCTGATGAACGAGGCGGCCTGGATGGTCGAGGCCGGCGACGCGACGATCGAGGAGGTCGACTCGACGACGAAGTACGGGCTCGGCCTCCCGATGGGGAGTTTCGAGTTGGCCGATCAGGTCGGAATCGACGTGGGCTACCACGTCCTCGAGTACATGCACGAGGAGCTCGGTGACGCCTACCGTCCCTGTCCGCTGCTCGAATCGAAAGTCGAGGACGGGAAACTCGGCAGAAAGACCGGCGCGGGGTTCTACGACTACGAGTCGGGCGAGGGCGCACAGGTCCCCTCCGATCAGGTGCGCGAGGACGTGGCCGACCGACTCCTCGCTATGCTCGCGAACGAGGTCGCCGGGCTGATCGAAAACGACGTCGCCGACGCCGAGGCGATCGACACGGCGGTGAAACTCGGCGGTCGCTGGTCCGACGGCCCCGCGAAGATGGTCGACGACGCGGATCTGGAAGCCCTCCTCGACGTCCTCGACGGGCGGTACGAGGAGACCGGCGAGGAGCGCTACGCGGCCGTCTCGTACCTGCGCGAACTCGCCGAGACCGGCGGCGGCTTCCACGCGGGCGACGGCGATGGTGCGGATGGGTCGAGTGACTCCGAGGGCGACGCAGAGACGTACGACTACGAGGACCTCTCGGTCGAGGTCCGAGACCGCGTCGGTCACGTCGAACTGGACCGGGCCCACCGGATGAACACGATCACCGACGGCATCTTAGAGGAACTCCGCGACGTCGTCGAGCGCTTCGAGGACGACGAGGCAGTCCGGGCGATCCTGATCACCGGGACCGGCGATCGCGCGTTCTCCGCTGGGGCGGACATCCAGGCGATGGCGGGCGGCGCGGGCGACGTCAACCGCGCGGCCGACCTCTCGCGGCTCGGTCAGGAGACGTTCGGCCGGCTGGAGTCCTCCCCGCTGCCGGTCGTCGCCGGCATCGACGGCTACTGTCTCGGAGGCGGGATGGAGCTCGCGATGGGCGCGGACCTCCGAATCGCCTCGGAACGCTCGGAGTTCGGCCAGCCCGAGCACGACCTCGGCCTCCTGCCGGGGTGGGGCGGCACCGCCAGACTCCAGCGCATCGTCGGGATGGGGAGGGCGAAGGAGATCATCTTCACCGCCGACCGCTACGACGCCGAGACGATGGCCGACTACGGCTTCGTCAACGAGGTGGTCGCGAACGACGAGTTCGACGAGCGGGCGTTCGAGTTCGCCCGCGACCTCGCCGCCGGACCGCCGATCGCCCAGCGGTACACCAAGCGCGCGATGCACCGCGGCTGGGACGACGTCGACGCCGGCCTCGACGTGGAGGCGCAGTCGTTCGGGTTGCTCTTCGACACTGAAGATCTAATGGAGGGGATGACGGCGTTCATGGGCGACGGCGAGCCCGAGTTCGAGGGGAAGTGA
- a CDS encoding universal stress protein: protein MVSRILVAMDDSEMAAEALRHALDAHGDAEITVLAVVGEPSQLMGRATAIATADDPRRKAEEIAAPVLDRARKIADEHGREITTSVGYGAPAREIVNRAEEFDAVVIGSHGGTLRDRLIVGDVAKTVVNRSPVPVTVVR, encoded by the coding sequence ATGGTGTCACGAATCCTCGTCGCGATGGACGACTCGGAGATGGCGGCGGAAGCACTGCGCCACGCGCTCGACGCGCACGGGGACGCGGAGATCACCGTGTTGGCCGTCGTCGGCGAGCCGTCGCAGCTGATGGGACGGGCGACGGCCATCGCGACGGCCGACGATCCCCGGAGGAAGGCCGAGGAGATCGCCGCGCCCGTGCTCGATCGCGCCCGAAAGATCGCCGACGAGCACGGCCGGGAGATCACGACGTCCGTCGGGTACGGCGCGCCGGCGCGCGAGATCGTCAACCGCGCCGAGGAGTTCGACGCCGTCGTCATCGGCAGCCACGGCGGGACGCTCCGCGATCGACTCATCGTCGGCGACGTCGCGAAGACGGTCGTCAACCGCTCGCCGGTGCCGGTGACCGTCGTTCGGTGA
- a CDS encoding DNA-methyltransferase, with translation MESRHRIRVGDASDMSDVAADAVDLVVTSPPYPMIEMWDEQFAEQSPAVAAALEDGDGERAFEAMHECLDGVWNEVARVLVPGGIAAVVVGDATRTFGGRYRVYPNHARVIEAFESAGFDALPDVLWRKPTNAASKFLGSGMVPPNAYVTLEHEHVLLFRNGSANREFDPGATRRYESAYFWEERNRWFSDVWTDVRGTSQERTDEREHGDGRIPGDGQALEDEGTPGDGRALDNERTPDDERPSEETADAADPPEEAAVPGAGGAVDRERTGAYPFEIPYRLVCMHSLYGDTVLDPFLGTGTTTLAAMVAGRDSVGYELDPGMLSALGERVGDLPERSRRVVAARLDAHRRFVREARADGLTFDYEATHYDFPVRTRQERDIRLRVVDDVQRVESGERAGDVERAGADENAGDVADGETEFRVQHAPVGDVPAGDS, from the coding sequence ATGGAGTCCCGGCATCGGATCCGCGTCGGCGACGCGAGCGATATGTCGGACGTCGCGGCGGACGCCGTCGACCTCGTCGTCACCTCGCCGCCGTACCCGATGATCGAGATGTGGGACGAACAGTTCGCCGAGCAGTCGCCCGCGGTCGCGGCGGCGCTCGAAGACGGCGACGGCGAGCGGGCGTTCGAGGCGATGCACGAGTGTCTCGACGGGGTCTGGAACGAGGTCGCGCGCGTGCTCGTCCCCGGCGGCATCGCGGCCGTCGTCGTCGGCGACGCCACCCGAACGTTCGGCGGCCGATACCGCGTGTATCCGAACCACGCCCGCGTGATCGAGGCGTTCGAGTCGGCCGGGTTCGACGCGCTGCCCGACGTCCTCTGGCGGAAGCCGACGAACGCCGCCTCGAAGTTTCTCGGGAGCGGGATGGTGCCGCCGAACGCCTACGTGACGCTCGAACACGAGCACGTCCTCCTGTTCCGGAACGGATCCGCGAACCGGGAGTTCGATCCGGGCGCGACACGGCGCTACGAGTCGGCGTACTTCTGGGAGGAGCGCAACCGCTGGTTCTCGGACGTCTGGACCGACGTTCGGGGCACGAGCCAGGAACGAACCGACGAGCGGGAACACGGCGACGGACGGATTCCCGGCGACGGGCAGGCTCTCGAAGACGAAGGGACTCCCGGCGACGGTCGGGCTCTCGACAATGAACGCACCCCCGACGACGAACGGCCCTCGGAGGAAACGGCGGACGCCGCCGATCCGCCGGAGGAGGCCGCCGTGCCCGGAGCGGGCGGGGCGGTCGACCGCGAACGCACCGGCGCGTACCCCTTCGAGATCCCGTACCGGCTCGTCTGTATGCACTCCCTCTACGGCGACACGGTCCTCGACCCGTTCCTCGGGACGGGGACGACGACGCTCGCGGCGATGGTCGCCGGTCGCGACTCCGTCGGCTACGAACTCGACCCCGGGATGCTCTCGGCGCTCGGCGAGCGCGTCGGCGACCTCCCCGAGCGATCCCGGCGCGTCGTCGCAGCGCGCCTCGACGCGCATCGACGGTTCGTCCGGGAGGCGCGGGCGGACGGACTGACGTTCGACTACGAGGCGACGCACTACGACTTCCCGGTGCGGACGCGACAGGAGCGAGACATCAGGCTTCGCGTCGTCGACGACGTCCAGCGGGTCGAATCCGGCGAGCGCGCGGGCGACGTCGAGCGAGCCGGGGCCGACGAGAACGCAGGCGACGTCGCAGACGGGGAGACGGAGTTCCGGGTGCAGCACGCCCCGGTCGGCGACGTCCCCGCCGGCGACTCATAG
- a CDS encoding 5'-deoxyadenosine deaminase: protein MLLAGTVVADPETVYEEGAVVVEEGTIEAVGPRADVEDAYPDRPVREFDLLSPGLVGGHVHSVQSVGRGIADDTALLEWLFEHVLPMEASLDREEMRTAAELGYLELLESGTTTAIDHLSVRHAEAAFEAAIDLGIRGRLGKVLMDKRAPEGLKEDTDEALASTERLLEAYHGAADGRIRYAVTPRFAVSCTEACLRGAREIADRYDGVRIHTHASENREEIETVESDTGMRNIAWLDEVGLTGEDVVLAHCVHTTERERDILERTGTHVTYCPSSNMKLASGIAPVADYLDRGISVALGNDGPPCNNTLDPFTEMRQASLLQKVDRLDPRATPAQVVFEMATLGGARAAGFERVGALREGWQADVIALDTDLTRATPLFDPLSHLVFSAHGDDVTFTMVDGDVVYDEAFGGLQTGDADDVRGRARRVADGLRD from the coding sequence ATGCTGCTCGCAGGAACCGTCGTCGCCGACCCCGAGACCGTCTACGAGGAGGGCGCGGTCGTCGTCGAGGAGGGAACGATCGAAGCCGTCGGACCGCGCGCGGACGTCGAAGACGCCTACCCCGACCGTCCGGTCCGGGAGTTCGACCTCCTCTCGCCGGGCCTCGTCGGCGGCCACGTCCACTCGGTGCAGAGCGTCGGCCGCGGGATCGCCGACGACACGGCGCTCCTGGAGTGGCTCTTCGAGCACGTGCTCCCGATGGAGGCGTCGCTCGACCGCGAGGAGATGCGGACGGCGGCCGAACTCGGCTACCTCGAACTGCTGGAGAGCGGGACGACCACCGCAATCGACCACCTCTCGGTCCGCCACGCCGAGGCGGCCTTCGAGGCGGCGATCGACCTCGGGATCCGCGGCCGACTCGGGAAGGTGCTGATGGACAAACGCGCGCCGGAGGGGTTAAAAGAGGACACCGACGAGGCGCTCGCATCGACAGAGCGACTGCTTGAGGCGTACCACGGCGCGGCCGACGGCCGGATCCGGTACGCGGTCACCCCGCGGTTCGCCGTGAGCTGTACCGAGGCGTGCCTCCGCGGGGCGCGGGAGATCGCCGACCGCTACGACGGCGTCCGGATCCACACGCACGCCAGCGAGAACAGAGAGGAGATAGAAACCGTCGAGTCCGACACGGGAATGCGGAACATCGCGTGGCTCGACGAGGTCGGCCTGACCGGCGAGGACGTCGTGCTCGCCCACTGCGTCCACACGACCGAGCGCGAGCGCGACATCCTCGAACGGACGGGGACGCACGTCACCTACTGCCCCTCCTCGAACATGAAGCTCGCCTCGGGAATCGCGCCGGTCGCGGACTACCTCGACCGCGGGATCAGCGTCGCGCTCGGCAACGACGGGCCGCCCTGCAACAACACGCTCGATCCCTTCACCGAGATGCGGCAGGCGAGCCTCCTCCAGAAGGTCGATCGGCTGGACCCGCGGGCCACGCCCGCGCAGGTTGTCTTCGAGATGGCGACGCTCGGCGGCGCCCGCGCGGCGGGCTTCGAGAGGGTCGGGGCGCTCCGGGAGGGCTGGCAGGCCGACGTGATCGCGCTCGATACCGACCTGACGCGCGCGACGCCGCTCTTCGACCCGCTCTCGCACCTCGTCTTCTCGGCGCACGGCGACGACGTGACCTTCACGATGGTCGACGGCGACGTGGTCTACGACGAGGCCTTCGGCGGCCTCCAGACCGGCGACGCCGACGACGTCCGCGGGCGCGCACGGCGCGTCGCAGACGGACTTCGGGACTGA